From the Arvicola amphibius chromosome 2, mArvAmp1.2, whole genome shotgun sequence genome, one window contains:
- the Tril gene encoding TLR4 interactor with leucine rich repeats, with protein MEGVGAVRFWLMVCGCLAFPPRAESVCPERCDCQHPQHLLCTNRGLRAVPKTSSLPSPQDVLTYSLGGNFITNITAFDFHRLGQLKRLDLQYNQIRSLHPKTFEKLSRLEELYLGNNLLQAFAPGTLAPLRKLRILYANGNEIGRLSRGSFEGLESLVKLRLDGNVLGALPDAVFAPLGNLLYLHLESNRIRFLGKNAFTQLGKLRFLNLSANELQPSLRHAATFVPLRSLSTLILSSNNLQHLGPRVFQHLPRLGLLSLSGNQLTQLAPEAFWGLEALRELHLEGNRLSQLPLALLEPLHSLEALDLSGNELSALHPATFGHQARLRELSLRDNALRALSGDIFAASPALYRLDLDGNGWTCDCRLRGLKRWMGDWHSQGRLLTVFVQCRHPPALRGKYLDYLDDQLLQNGSCVDPSPSPTAGSRQWSLSTATGEGMTSPAGGLAQELPPQPQPQQRGRLLPGVAWGGAAKELMGNRSSLRLNRRGPGLQRQGLSTAAVSGPAPQSLDLQEKPERGRPTRANLAQAEPTPTAEPASGTPSARDSWQRAAKQRLASEQQERVVASDGGVGLPPLVSDPCDFNKFILCNLTVEAVSANSASVRWAVREHRSPRPQGGARFRLLFDRFGQQPKFQRFVYLPERSDSATLHELRGDTPYLVCVEGVLGGRVCPVAPRDHCAGLVTLPEAGGRGGVDYQLLTLVLLAVNALLVLLALAAWGSRWLRRKLRARRKGGAPVHVRHMYSTRRPLRSMGTGVSADFSGFQSHRPRTTVCALSEADLIEFPCDRFMDSTSGGAGGSLRREDHLLQRFAD; from the coding sequence ATGGAGGGTGTCGGCGCCGTGCGCTTCTGGCTCATGGTGTGCGGCTGCCTGGCGTTCCCGCCGCGGGCCGAGTCCGTGTGCCCCGAGCGCTGCGACTGCCAGCACCCCCAGCATCTCCTGTGCACCAACAGGGGGCTCCGCGCGGTGCCCAAGACCAGTTCGCTGCCTAGTCCCCAGGACGTGCTCACCTATAGCTTAGGCGGCAACTTCATCACTAACATCACGGCCTTCGACTTTCACCGCCTGGGGCAGCTCAAACGGCTGGACCTGCAGTACAACCAGATTCGCTCCCTCCACCCCAAGACCTTCGAGAAGCTCTCGCGCCTGGAGGAGCTGTACCTGGGGAACAACCTCTTGCAGGCGTTCGCTCCTGGCACGTTGGCTCCGCTACGCAAGTTGCGAATCCTTTACGCCAATGGTAATGAAATTGGCCGCCTTAGCCGCGGCTCCTTCGAGGGCCTGGAGAGTCTAGTCAAGCTACGGCTGGACGGGAACGTGCTGGGAGCATTGCCAGACGCAGTCTTCGCTCCTCTGGGCAACCTGCTCTATCTACATCTGGAGTCTAACCGGATCCGCTTTTTGGGCAAGAATGCCTTCACTCAGCTGGGCAAGCTTCGATTCCTCAACCTCTCTGCCAACGAGCTGCAACCTTCCCTGCGCCATGCGGCCACCTTCGTCCCGCTGCGCTCCCTCTCCACTCTCATCCTCTCCTCCAACAACCTGCAGCACCTCGGCCCCCGCGTCTTCCAGCACCTGCCACGCCTTGGCCTGCTCTCCCTCAGTGGCAACCAGCTCACACAGCTTGCGCCAGAGGCCTTTTGGGGCCTGGAGGCCCTGCGCGAACTGCACCTGGAAGGCAACCGGCTGAGCCAGCTTCCCCTGGCACTGCTGGAGCCTCTGCACAGCTTGGAGGCCCTAGATCTGAGTGGCAATGAGCTGTCTGCTCTGCACCCCGCCACCTTTGGCCACCAGGCTCGGCTGCGTGAGCTCAGCCTGCGCGACAACGCTCTCAGAGCTCTTTCTGGAGACATCTTCGCTGCCAGCCCGGCTCTCTACCGCCTAGATCTAGACGGCAACGGTTGGACCTGCGATTGCCGGTTGCGGGGTCTGAAGCGCTGGATGGGCGACTGGCATTCTCAGGGGCGCCTTCTTACCGTCTTCGTTCAGTGTCGCCACCCCCCGGCCTTGCGGGGCAAGTACTTGGATTACCTGGATGACCAACTTCTGCAGAATGGGTCTTGCGTGGATCCCTCACCTTCGCctacagcaggcagcaggcagtggtcTCTATCCACAGCTACGGGGGAGGGGATGACGTCCCCTGCAGGGGGTCTCGCGCAGGAGCTGCCAccgcagccccagccccagcagcGGGGGAGACTTCTACCAGGAGTGGCCTGGGGCGGGGCTGCCAAAGAGCTCATGGGCAACCGCAGCTCACTAAGGTTGAACCGGCGGGGTCCAGGCCTGCAGCGTCAGGGCCTCTCTACCGCTGCTGTTTCGGGCCCTGCCCCACAGTCCCTGGACCTGCAAGAGAAGCCTGAGCGAGGTCGTCCCACCCGTGCCAATCTTGCCCAGGCTGAGCCCACCCCGACGGCGGAGCCCGCCTCAGGGACACCATCTGCCAGAGACAGCTGGCAGCGCGCAGCAAAGCAGCGCCTAGCCTCGGAGCAGCAAGAGCGCGTAGTCGCGTCCGACGGTGGGGTCGGCTTGCCACCGCTGGTATCCGACCCCTGTGACTTCAACAAGTTCATTCTGTGCAACCTGACGGTGGAGGCGGTGAGCGCCAACAGCGCCTCGGTGCGCTGGGCGGTTCGCGAGCACCGCAGTCCCCGGCCGCAGGGCGGCGCACGCTTCCGCCTGCTCTTTGACCGCTTTGGCCAGCAGCCCAAGTTCCAGCGCTTCGTCTACCTGCCCGAGCGCAGCGACTCGGCCACGCTGCACGAGCTGCGCGGAGACACTCCTTACCTAGTGTGCGTGGAGGGCGTGCTCGGGGGCAGAGTTTGTCCCGTGGCCCCCAGGGACCACTGTGCCGGCTTGGTAACCCTGCCAGAGGCAGGAGGTCGAGGCGGCGTCGACTACCAGCTCCTGACCTTGGTCTTGCTGGCTGTCAACGCACTGCTGGTGCTCCTGGCTCTGGCGGCCTGGGGATCACGGTGGCTGCGGAGAAAGCTGCGtgccaggaggaagggaggggcccCGGTCCACGTTCGCCACATGTACTCCACCCGACGGCCACTGCGCTCTATGGGCACTGGTGTGTCTGCGGACTTCTCGGGCTTCCAGTCGCACCGGCCCCGCACCACCGTGTGCGCACTCAGCGAGGCAGACCTCATTGAGTTTCCCTGCGACCGCTTCATGGACAGCACCAGCGGTGGGGCCGGTGGCAGCTTGAGGCGGGAGGACCACCTCTTGCAAAGATTTGCTGACTAG